The DNA sequence CACCGGCTGCCGCCGGTGGCGCCCGCGGACCCCTGCTCCAGACCACCCCGACCCACCCCCCGCACCACCCCTGACCCGCCCCTGCCCTGGTGGCGTACGAACCCGCATGTCCCGGAAAGGCACCGCATGACCGCACACACCTGGTGGCTGCTGCTCATCCTCACGGTGGCGATCGCAGCCCTGATCTACCTCATCAACTCCCGGCTGCGGATCCACCCGTTCGTCGCGCTGATCCTGGTCAGCGTGGGCACGGGGATCGCGGCCGGGGAACCCGTGGCGAAACTCACCGGCTCGATCGAGGAGGGTGCGGGCGGCACCCTCGGCGACGTCGGCGTCACCCTCGCCCTGGGCGCCATGCTCGGCCGGCTGCTGTCCGACTCGGGCGCCACCGACGCCATCGCCCGCGCCCTGGTGGCCCGCGCCGAGCCCCGCAAGCTGCCCTGGCTGGTCGGCGCCGCGGCGTTCGTCATCGGCGTGCCCATGTTCTTCGAGGTGGGTCTGATCGTCCTGCTGCCGCTGATCTTCAGCGTCGCCCGCCGGCTGGAGGGCCAGGCAGGCACCAAGGGCAGCCCCTACGTCCTGTTGGGCGTGCCCGCCATCGCCTCGCTGTCCACCCTGCACGGCATGCTGCCGCCCCACCCCGGACCGCTCACCGCGATGACCGGTCTGCACGCCGACCTCGGCCTCACCCTCGGTGTCGGCCTGGTCTGCGCCGTGCCCACCGTCATCCTGGCCGGTCCCGTCTACGCCCGCTGGATCGCGCCCCGGCTCCTCGACGTCCGCCCGGACGCCGAACTGGTGGCGCAGTTCGCCGGCGCCGAGCGGGAGCCGGAGCCCGCCCCGGCCGCCTCGGGGCCCGGTGCGCAGGCGCGTACGGAGGCGTCCCGCCGGACCGGTGTGCCCACCGGCCTGGCCGTGGCGGCGGTGCTGGTGCCCGTCGTCCTGATGCTGCTGCGCACCGTGGCCGAGACGCTGATGGACGAGTCGAGCGGGCTGGGCGCGGCCCTCGTGTTCGCCGGAGAGCCGCTGGTGGCGATGCTCGCCGGGTTCCTCTTCGCCCTCGTGGTGACGATCGCCCGCTCCGACCGCTCCGGTGAACAGACCCGCGCCTCCCTGACCGACAGCCTGAAGTCCATCGCGGCGATCCTGCTCATCATCGGTGGGGGAGGGGCGTTCAAGCAGGTCCTCCAGGACTCGGGGATCGGCGATGCCATCGCGTCGGCCGCCGAGGGCGCGCATATCAATGTGATCCTGCTGGGCTGGCTCATCGCCCTGCTGCTGTCGCTGACCACGGGCTCGGCCACCGTCGGCATCGTCTCCGCCACCGGCATCGTGGCCCCGCTGATCGGGGACGGCGGTGGCCTGGAGGCGTCCCTGCTCGTGGTCGCGATCGGGGCCGGTTCCATCGGCCTGAACTATGTCAACCACGCGGGGTTCTGGCTGGTGAAGGAGTCGTTCGGGATGGACCTCGGCCAGGCCACCAAGACCCAGACCGCGGTGCAGACCCTGGTCAGTGTGTTCGGTCTGGCGATGGCCCTGCTGCTGTCGGTGTTCGCCTGAGCCGCCGGTCGCCCAGGGCCCGGCGGCCCTTTGGGGTGAACGGCGGGTGAGGTGGGCGGTGGTGTCCCGCCTCGCGCCGACGGTGCCCCGGCCGGAACGATTCCGGCCGGGGCACCGCCGTGTCACGCTCGAGGAGCTCGCGGGATCAGTCCCGCTGCGCTCCCTTGGGGAGCTGGCGCCACTTCACCTCGGTGTCGGTGTCGTACGTCCAGTCGAGCATCTTCTTCGCGTCCGGGTAGCGGTCCGCGTCGTTGAGGACGACTCCCACGACCGTCTTGTCGCCGCGCTTGGCGGCGAACACCAGACAGGGGCCGGCGGGGGTGGTGGTCCCGGTCTTGACGCCGATCGCGCCCTCGTACGACCCCAGCAACTGGTTGGTGTTGTCCCAGGAGTAGTACCGGGTGCGACCGTTGGCCGCGGGTGCCTCCTGCTCGGTGGACACCGACTTGACGACCGTGTCGAACGTGGCGTTCTCCATGGCGTGGCGGGTCAGCTGTGCCAGGTCACGGGGCGTCGAGTAGTTGTCGGCATCGGCCGAGACACCGTCGAAGGAGTCGTACTGGGTGTTGGTCAGACCCAGGTCCTCGGCCTTCGTGTTCATCTTGGAGATGAACGACTTGGTGCGCTCGTCCGTGGTGTCGCCGGTACCGAAGGTGTCGGCCAGCGCCATCGCCGCGTCACAGCCCGACGGGAGCATCAGCCCGTACAGCAGCTGGTTGACGGTGAGCTTGTCACCGGTCTGGAGGTCCGCCGTGCTGGCGCCCGCCTTGGTCACGTAGTCGCGGTACTCCTGCTTGATGGTGACCTGCTGGTTGAGGTCCACACCCTTGGTCTCGAGTACCACGAGGGCAGTCATGATCTTCGTGGTGCTCGCGATCGGACGCTTGGTGTCGGCGTCCTTGGCCATCAGCTCCTTGTTGGAGCCGGTGTCGAGCAGGTAGGCGCCCTGGGCGCTGACCTCCGGTGGTGGCTCGGTCGAAGCCTGGGCCATCGCCACCGGAACCGCGATCGATACGGCCACCGTGGACGCGACCGCCGCGACTTTCCAGCGACGGGTCACGGTTCCACGACGTTTATGCATTCGCCCTCCGTTTCGGTTGGGGATTGTTTCGGGCGAGCGCATCGTCTCACCGGGCGAAAAGCGGGGATGCTTCGGGGTATCGGTCCAGCGATGTCTTTGGGGAATCAACCAGTCTTCGGACCTGCGGAGTTGACCGAACGGTGGATGTCGTAAGGCAGGTGTGGGGATTTCGGGTGGGAATTCGGGCGATCGCCGGAGGAGGGGCACGAATGCGGCACGGCCATCGTCGGGCGCGGACGGGTTCCGGCCGGAGGCCTTGACGGCTCCCAGGTGCGATGCAATGGATGGGAGCGCTCCCGTCAACGGCGATGGGAGCGCTCCCAATGCCGTTTCGCGGAAAGCCATCAGGCGCTCACTCCTTGGAGTCGTGATGAGACGGAAAAGATCCCTGGCCGCCTTACTGGCCTTACTGGTCGGCCTTTTCGGAATGGCGGGTCTCGTGCGGACCGCCCACGCCGAGCCGGCCCGCTCGGCAGCCCCCTCGGCCCGCCTGGCTCAGGGTCTGCACATCAGCGAAGGGCGGCTGTTGGAGGCCAACGGCAACGACTTCGTCATGCGCGGTGTCAACCACGCCCACACCTGGTACCCGGGTGAGACACAGTCACTGGCCGACATCAAGGCCCTGGGCGCCAACACCGTCCGGGTCGTCCTCTCCAACGGCCACCGCTGGACCGAGAACAGCCCCGAGGACGTGGCCGCCGTCGTCGCCCAGTGCAAGGCCAACCGGCTGATCTGCGTCCTGGAGGTGCACGACACCACCGGCTACGGCGAGGAGGCCGCGGCCGCCTCGCTCGACCAGGCGGCCGACTACTGGATCGGCCTCAAGAGCGTACTGGCCGGCGAGGAGAACTACGTCATCATCAACATCGGCAACGAGCCCTGGGGCAACACCGACCCGTCCGGCTGGACCGCCCCCACCGTCGCCGCCGTCCAGAAGCTGCGCGACGCCGGGTTCCAGCACACCATCATGGTGGACGCCCCCAACTGGGGGCAGGACTGGCAGAACGTGATGCGCACCAACGCGCGGACCGTCTACGACGCCGACTCCACCGGCAACCTGATCTTCTCGATCCACATGTACAGCGTCTATGACACGGCGCAGGAGATCACCGACTATCTCAACGCCTTCGTCAACGCCGAACTGCCCATCGTCGTCGGCGAGTTCGGCTGGCAGGACTCCTACGGCGACACCGACGAGGACACGATCCTGTCGGCCACCAGATCGCTGAAGCTCGGCTACCTGGCCTGGTCCTGGAGCGGCAACACCGATCCCATCCTGGACCTGACCACCGACTTCGACCCCACCCGGCTCACCGACTGGGGCAACCGCATCTTCAACGGCCCCGACGGCATCGCGGAGACCTCCGTGGAGGCCACCGTCTACGGCGGCGGCTCGGGCGGCGACACCCAGGCCCCGACCGCCCCCGGCACCCCCACCGCCTCCGCCGTGACGGCCACCTCCGCCACTCTCACCTGGCCCGCCGCCACCGACAACGTGGGTGTCGCCGCCTACGACGTCGTCCGGGTCAGCGGCGGCACCGAGACGAGGGTGGCCACCGCCACCGGCACCACGACGACCCTCACCGGCCTGACCGCCGCCACCTCCTACACCTTCGCCGTCTACGCCCGGGACGCGGCCGGCAACCGCTCGGCACGCTCGGCCACGGTCGGCGTCACCACTACGGAGGGCGGCGGCTCCGGCGCCGGTTGCTCGGTCGGCTACCGCGTGGCAGGCGAGTGGGGCGCCGGCTTCCAGGGCGAGATCGCCATCCGCAACACCGGCACCGCCGCCATCACCGGCTGGACCCTGACGTTCACCTTCGCGGACGGCCAGGTCATCACCAACATGTGGGGCGGCACACCACGGCAGACCGGCGCCGCGGTGACCGTCACCGCCGCCTCCTACACCGCCACCATCCCGGCCGGCGGCTCGGTCACCCTCGGCTTCACCGCCGACAAGGGCGGCACCAACTCCGCGCCGACCGCCTTCACCCTCAACGGCGGCACCTGCGCCACCGGTTAGCGTCCCCGCGGGCCGGCGGTCAGTCCTCGGTCCGGAGCGGCTGGGCGACGACGCGGCCACGGACCTCGCCGAAGCCGATGCGGGTGCCGTCCGGGCCGGGCGCGGTGGCCGTGATGGCCACCTCGTCGCCGTCCTCCAGGAAGGTCCGGGTGGACCCGTCGGGCAGCGTCACCGGATCCCGCCCGTTCCAGGTGATCTCCATCAGGCAGCCGCGCTCCCGCGGGCCGGGGCCGCTGACCGTGCCGGAGGCGTAGAAGTCCCCGGTGCGCAGCGAGGCGCCGTTGACGGTCATGTGCGCGAGCATCTGGGCCGGTGTCCAGTACATCGCGCTGAACGGCGGGCGGGAGACCACCTGTCCGTTGAGACGGACCTCCAGCGCCAGGTCCAGGCCCCAGTCCTCGCCGTCGCGCAGGTACGGCCGCAGCGGTTCGGTGCGCTCGGGCGGGGCGGTGCGGGCGGCGCCCAGCGCGTCCAGCGGCACGATCCACGGCGAGACGGACGTCGCGAAGGACTTGGCGAGGAACGGCCCGAGCGGCACGTACTCCCACGCCTGGAGGTCCCGGGCGCTCCAGTCGTTGACCAGGCAGACGCCGAAGACGTGGTCGGCGAAGTCGTCGACGCCGACCCGGGTGCCCCGCGGCGACGGGGTGCCGACGACGAAGCCGACCTCGGCTTCGATGTCGAGCCGCCGGGAGGGGCCGAACGGCGGTTCGGCACCGTCGGCCGGCCGGGTCTGACCCCACGGGCGGACCACGTCCGTCCCGGAGACCACCAGCGTGCCGGACCGGCCGTGGTAGCCGATCGGCAGGTGCTTCCACTGCGGGGTCAGCGGCTCCTGTCCCGGGCGCAGCATCCGGCCGATGTTCGCGGCGTGGTGCTCGGAGGCGTAGAAGTCCACGTAGTCGGCCGGTTCGAACGGCATCAGCATCCGCACCCGGTCGGCGCGGTGCAGCGCCGGTTCCACCGTGTCCCGCCCGGAGGCGTCGGTGAGCAGGGCGGTGATCTTGGCGCGGACGTCCCGCCAGCGGTCGCGGCCCTGGGCCAGGAAGGCGTTCAGGGCGGGCCGGGCGAAGGTGTCGTCGTCCAGCGCGCGGGCCAGGTCCAGGACGTGTTCGCCGATGGCGACGCCGACCCTTGGCGCGCCGCCGTCCGGCGCGAACACGCCGTAGGGAAGGTTGTGCAGGGTGAACGGGGAGTCCTCGGGCACGGGGACCCAGCAGCGGGAGGTCATGGCGGGGGCAGTCCTTTCAGGCGGCGTCGAGGAGGGTGCGGGCCTCGGACACCGGCGTACGGGTGGAGCAGGAGCCGTAGGAGACCAGCAGGGCGCGGGCGGCGTGCGCGGCCTGCTGGGACAGCGCGGCCAGGTCGCGCGCGAGGGTGCCGGCGTCGGTGGTCTCCAGCGCGCGCAGCACGGGGGCCGGCTCGCCGGGGTCGGCGGCGGCGCGTGCGGCGGCCAGCAGGAGGTTCAGATAGCCGTGGTGGGTGAAGCCCGTCCCGGGGTCCCGGTGGCGCACCGCGTGGTGCAGCCCGGCGGTCGCCTTGAACGGGACGCCGGAGCGCGCACACGCCGTGACGAAGTGCGCGACCTCGGCCGGGGAGGGGAACAGCCCGGCCCGTACGCCGCCGCAGCGCAGCTTGGCGCCGAGGCCCGGGACAGCCGCCGTGCCCATCGCCGCGAGCAGGGCGTCGACGCCGTCCGGGGCGGCCGGTTCCAGGAACACCGGCACCCCGGCGCCGGCGGTCGCGTCCAGCACGGCGGGCACCGCCACGGCCGGATCGGTGCCGAACGCGGTGAGCGGCGCCTCGATCAGGGCGGTCTCCAGGCGGTCGTCGGCGGCGACCGTGGCCAGGGCGGCGCGCAGCCGGTCCGCCGGGGCGCCCGGCCCGGCCGTGTCCGCGATCAGCCCGAGCCGCAGCCGGTCGGCGGTCCGCAGCTTGGCGCGGACCTCGTCCAGCCGGCCGACCGGGACCAGGAGGCGCAGGGTGTGCATGGGGTGGCCGGCCGCCCGGTCCCGGCGGTGCCGGGCCACCGCCTCGGCCGGCGGCAGCGCCGTCGGGGGAAACAGGCCGGCGTCGTCGACGAGCCCGGTGAGCAGCGCGTTCACGCGGCCGGCCCCCGGCCCGCCCAGGTCCAGGCGTAGCCCGGGTCCTCCGCGGCGAGCGCGCCCTCGCCGAGTTCCAGCGGGCGGAAGGTGTCGACCATCACGGCCAGTTCGTCGAAGAACTCGGCTCCGATGGAGCGCTCGTAGGCGCCGGGCTGCGGCCCGTGGGCGTGCCCGCCCGGGTGCAGCGACACCGAGCCCGGCCCGATGCCGGAGCCCTTGCGGGCCTCGTAGTCGCCGCCGCAGTAGAACATCACCTCGTCCGAGTCCACGTTGGAGTGGTAGTACGGCACGGGGATGGCCAGCGGGTGGTAGTCCACCTTGCGGGGGACGAAGTTGCAGATCACGAAGTTGTCGCCGTCGAAGACCTGGTGCGCGGGCGGCGGCTGGTGCACCCGCCCGGTCAGCGGTTCGAAGTCGTGCACGCTGAAGGTGTACGGGTACAGGCAGCCGTCCCAGCCGACCACGTCGAACGGGTGGGTGGCCTGGGTGAACACGGTGCCCAGCACCTCCCCGCGCGGGCCGCGGTGCTTGACGTACACGTCCACGTCGGTGCCGGTCGCCAGCAGTGGCCCGTTCGGGCCGTGCAGGTCCCGCTCGCAGTACGGGGCGTGCTCCAGCAGCTGTCCGTTGCGGGAGAGGTAGCGGCGGGCGGGGGAGATGTGCGAGTTCGCCTCCACGCAGTACAGCCGCAGCGGCTGGTCGCCCTGCGGGAGCCACCGGTGGGTGGTGGCCCGGGGCAGCAGCACATAGTCCCCGGGGCGGGCGGTCAGCGTGCCGAACACGGTCTCCACGGTGGCCGAACCGGCCTCCACGTAGACGCACTCGTCGCCGATGCCGTCGCGGTAGAACGGCGAGGCGGTGCCGGCGACGACGTAGGAGATGCGCACGTCGGCGTTGCCGAGCAGCAGCCGCCGTCCGGTCACCGCGTCGGTGTCGTGCCAGTCGTCACCGGACCACAGGGCGTGGAGCTTGAAGTGGCGCGGCTTGAGCGGGTGGTTGGCGGTGGTGTTCTGGCCGGTGAGGTCCCAGGGACGGGAGTCGGTGATGGCCGAGGGGATCTCACGGTGGTAGAGCAGCGAGGAGTCGGAGGAGAACCCCTCCTCGCCCATGAGTTCCTCGAAGCGCAGACGGCCGTCGGCGTCCCGGTGCTGGGTGTGCCGCTTGGGCGGGATGTCACCGGCACTGCGGTAGTAGGGCATGGCTGTTCCTTGCGTCGGAGTGGGTCAGACGCCCGCGGTGGTGGGCACGGCGGAGGCGTCGGCGGGCTGCCGGTCCCGGGGCACCTTGAGGACGGCGAGCATCGCGGCGCACACCACGAGACAGGCGATGGGGAAGTACAGGCCGACGGTGACGTCGTCGGCGGTGGCGTTCTTGCCGATGATGTAGGGGCTGAAGAAACCGCCCAGCGCGGCGATGGAGTTGATGCCGGCCAGGCCCACCGCGGTCTGCTCGCGCGGCAGCACCCGCGCCGCCAGCGCCCAGTACGGCGCCATGTAGCCGAGTACGCCGACCGCGACCAGCGACAGGCAGATCAGCGCGGGCACCGGGTCGTGGCGGAAGGCGATCGTGCCGGCCAGGCCGAGCGCGCCCAGCAGCATCAGGCCGATGACGTGGAGGCGACGCTCGCCGGTGCGGTCCGAGGTGTGTGCCACCAGCAGCATGCCGACCGCGCCCACCAGGTACGGGATGGTTCCGAGCAGACCGATGTTGGTCGCCGAGTAGCCCGGGTCGAGCTGCTGGACGATCTTCGGCAGGAAGAACGAGAAGCCGTACAGGCCGCACGCGGCGAAGAAGTTGGCGACCGCGAGGTAGAGCACCTTGCGGTTCTTCATCGCCCGCAGCTGGTCCCGGACGGTCTCCTTGTGGGCGGGTCCGGCCGTGTACTCCTTGTCGATCTGCGACTGGAGCCAGGTGCGCTCGGCGGGCGCCAGGAACCGGGCGTCGGCCGGCCGGTCGGGCAGCCAGACCAGCGTGACCAGGCCGATCAGCACCGCGGGCGCGCCCTGGAGGATGAACACCCAGCGCCAGCCGCTCAGCCCGAACCAGTGGACGTGGTCCAGGATCCAGCCACCGGTCATGGAGCCGAGGATCATCGCCACCGGCTGCGCCAGCGCCAGCAGCGCGATGGCCCGGCCGCGCTCCCTGCCCCGGTACCAGAACGTCAGGTACAGCAGCAGACCGGGGAAGAGGCCGGCCTCGGCGATGCCCAGCGCGATGCGCGCGATGTACAGGTGGGTGACGCTGGAGACGAAGCCGGTGACCGCGGTCACCACGCCCCAGCTGATGGCGATGCGGGCCAGCCACAGCCGGGCCCCGACCTTCTTCAGCATCATGTTGCTGGGGATCTCCAGGACCACATAGGCCAGGAAGAAGATCGCGGCGACGGCGCCGAAGGTGGCCGTCGTGATGCCCAGCTCCTGCTCCATGCCCAGCTGGGCGTAGCTGATGTTGGACCGGTCCATGTAGTTGAACACGTACAACAGGCCCACGATGGGGAAGATCCGGTACGAGACCTTCCTGGTGACTCTGCTGCCCAGGGCGGTGTCCTCGGCGTTGAGGTGCGCTCCCATGACGGCTCCTGAGGGAAGAGGGGGAGGGGGTCAGCGCCCGCGGGCCGCGCCACGGCCCGCGATGCGCCCCATGGTGAGGGCGTTGGCAACGGCGTTGCCGCCCCCGACGTACCGCATGCCGAGCACCCCGCCGCCGGCCTCCCCGGCGGCGAACAGCCCGGGGACGGGGGTGCCGGTGCGGTCCAGCACGGCGGCGTCGTGGTCGATCTCCAGACCGGTGTGCGTGCACACCAGCTCGGCGGGCAGCACCCGGACCGCGTAGAACGGCCCGGCCGCGATCGGGTCCGGTGGCTGCGGGGAGCCCTTGGCGGCGAGGGACTCCTCGCGCAGGAACTCCGGGTCCGCACCGGTCGCGGCGAGCCGATCGTTCCACCGCGCGACGGTGGCGGTCAGCGCGTTGGCGGGGACGTCCATGGCGGCGGCCAGCTCCGGCAGGGAGCCGGCGCGCAGCACCCGGCCGGCGCGGGCCTCCTCGGCGACCCGCTCGGGTGTCCAGTCCGCGTAGCCGACCGGCAGTCCCTGCCGGGCCCGCTCGTCGAACACCGCCCATACGGGTCCGTCCTGGGCCAGGATGATGCCGCTGGAGACGGCGTACGAGGCGTCCTCGTCCATGAAGCGGCGCCCGGCGCCGTTCACGTACACCCGGGACTTCGGCGGGAACCCGGCCTGCCAGTGGTGGTACCGCTGGAAGGATGCGGTTGGCAGCATCAGGCCCCAGCCGTGCCCGGTGAGCGCGCTGCCGGTCTGCTCCGCGAACGCCACATGGTCGCCGCGGCTGCCCGGCGCCGCCACCACGAACAGCGCCTCGCCCGCCGCGCGCGCCTCCGGGTAGTACCGGTCGAGCAGTTCGGGGTGCTGGGCGAAGCCGCCGCTGGCGACGACCACCGCGCCGGCCCGCACCTCGATGCCGTCGGCCACCACGCCCACCACCCGGCCGTCCTCGGACAGCAGCCGCTCCACACGGGTGCCCAGCACCACCTCCACACCGCGCTCGCGCCGCGCCCGGTCCAGCACCCGCACCAGGCCGTAGCCCTGGTCGCGCGGGACGTGGCCGCGCCAGACGTCCTCCACCCCGGCCCGGCACAGGCCCGGGGTGTGCGCGTCGGGCGAAACGGCGGCCGGTACGTCCAGGCCCAGGCCCAGCAGCCACTCCAGGGTGGGACCGGCGGCGGCGCAGAACGCCCGGATCAGGCCCGGCTTGAGCCGCCACTGGTTGAGGTCCATGTAGTGCTGGAAGTGGCGCTCGGCGGTGTCCTCGACGCCCAGGCCGCGCTGCACGCTGGTGCCGGCCGCGGTGAACATGCCGGCGGAGAGCTGTGTGGAGCCGCCCAGTTCCCGTTCGGACTCGAACAGCGCCACCTGTGCGCCCTGTTCGGCCGCGCTGACCGCGGCGGCCAGGCCGGCCCCGCCGCCACCCACCACGATCACGTCGAGTGCGTCGAAGTCGGTCATCACAGTGCTCCTTCGGCGTCGTCGAGGATGCGGTGGTAGAGCCCGTTGGAAACCAGACCGCCGTCGAGGGTGATCTCGCTGCCGGTCATGTAGGAGCTGCGGTCGGAGAGCAGGAACAGCACCGCGTCGGTGACCTCGCCCACCTCGCCCAGCCGCCCGGCCGGGATGCTGCGCCGGGCGGACGCGACGAACGTGTCCGACCCGGCGAGCAGGCCCGTGCCGACCAGTCCGGGGTGCAGCGAGTTGACCCGGATGCGCCAGCCGGCCAGCTCGCCGGCCGCGGACTTCGACAGCCCGGTCAGGCCCCATTTGCTCGCCGAGTACGACGGCGAGAAGTAGCCGATCTGCCCGGAGATGGAGGAGATGTTGACGATGGCCCCGCCGCCGCTGTCCCGCATCAGGGGCGCGACGGCCCGGATGCCGTGGAACGGGCCGGACAGGTTGACCCGCAGCACCCGCTCCCACACCTCCTCGGTGGTGTCCATGAACCGCAGGCGGCGGGAGATACCGGCGTTGTTGACCAGCCCGTCCAGGCGGCCGTCGGCGGCCCGTACGGCGTCCACGACCGCGCGCCAGCCGGCCGGGTCGGTGACGTCCAGGGCGTGTCCGGTGGCCCGGCCGCCCGCCTCGGTGATCTCCCGCACCACGGGGGCGCAGTCGGCGACGTCGGCCAGGTGGACATGGCTGCCGCGGCGGGCCAGCGCGCGGGCGTGCTCGGCGCCCATCCCGCCCGCCGCCCCGGTGACGAGGACCACGGACGGGTAGCGCACCGTCTCGCGGTGCCCGTCCGGGCCGCCGCCGGTGGAGTGGCCCGGCTCAGACATGGCGCGATCCGCCGTCGACGGCGATGCTGTGCCCGGTGACGTAGCGGGCACTGTCGGAGAGCAGGAACAGCAGCACGCCGAGCACTTCCTGCGGGGAGCCCAGCCGGTGCAGCGGCACGCTGTCCAGCGCGTGCGCGAGCGCGGCCGGATCCTCGCGCACCCACCGGGTCATCTCGGTGTCGATGTAGCCGGGCGCGATCGCGTTGACCCGCAGGCCCTGGTCGCCCAGCTCCACCGCCAGGGATTCGGTCAGATGGGCCACCGACGCCTTGGACGCGCAGTACGCGCCACGCCCCTTGCGCACCCGGACCGCCGACACCGACGACATGTTGACGATCGCGCCGCCGGGCCGCATGTGCCGGGCGGCGGCCTGCGAGCCGAACAGCACGCCCTGCACATTGACCTTCAGCACCGCGTCGATCTGCTCGGGCGAGATGTCCGGCACGAAGGCGTGCGGGAAGATGCCGGCGTTGTTGACCCAGTGGTCCAGACGGCCGGACTCGCGGTGCGCCAGCCGGGCCAGCTCCTCGTGGCCGGCCGGGTCGGTCACGTCCACGGCGGCCGGCACCACCCGGCCACGGGAACCGCCCTCGGGCAGCGCGTCCCGCTGGGTGTTGATCGCCTCGGCGGTCGCCTTCATCGTGTCGAGGTCGATGTCGGCGGCGATCACGTTCACCCCGCGCAGCGCCAGGCCCTCGCTGAACACGGCGCCCATGCCGCGGGCGGCGCCGGTGACGACGGCGGTGGTGCCGGCCAGTTCCGGGTGGACGGCGGCGGGCCGCCGGTTGTCGACCCGGCCGGGACCTTCGGCGGCCGCTTGCGGGGGTGTGGTGTCGCTCATCGGTTCCGTTCCTTCGTCGTCGAAGTTCCGTTGTCCAAGGTTGCCGGGGGTGCCGGGGGCCCGTCGTGGTCGCAGGGGCCCGTCGCGGCTGCCGGAGTTCCGTCGTGGCGCGGGGGTCCGGTCGCGGCCGTCGGGGCGCGCGGGTGCCGGAGGTGGCGCGGACGCCGGGGAGGTCCGCCGCCGTACGGACGCGGGAGGCGGCCGTACGGGGCGGCGGGGTACGGGCGCGGGGCCGGGGTCATGCCCCGGCGGCGCCGGGGAGGTCGTCGCGGCGCACGGTGCGGGCGGCGATCCGCCACCCGTCGCCGTCGTGGACGACCTGGTCGGTGAGGGTGGTGAACCGCTCGGTGCGCGGTGTCCCGCCCCGGGGGGTGGCGACGATCTGCAAATAGGCCTCCACCCGCAGGGTTCCGGCCCCGTCGTCGCCGGTCACGGCGATGTTGCCGATCACATGCCGGCGCACCACGCCCTCGGCGGCGCAGTCGGCGGCGAACCGCTCGGCGAACGCGGTCAGGGCGGCGGTGCCGGTCACCGGTGCCGGGTAGCTCGGTGAGTCGAAGGTGGCCCCGGCGGTGAAGGTCGCGGCCCATTCCGCGGCCCGGCCACCGTCGATGAGATGGCTCTGGAGGGCGTAGAGCTGGTGGATGTCGGCGAGCTGAGGGTTTTCGGCCAGCCGGGCGCTGGCGGGAAACGCTGGCGCGCTGGGGTTCATGCGGGCGTCCCTTCGGCACGAGGTCCCGCGCCGGCGGCCGTCCCGAGCGGCCGGAGCGGGAGCTTGCTCCGCACAAAAGCTGTGTGCGATAATCGCACTCACTGTGCGAATAATGGGAGCATAGGCAGCCTGGCTGAAACCCGTCA is a window from the Streptomyces luomodiensis genome containing:
- a CDS encoding cellulase family glycosylhydrolase, producing MRRKRSLAALLALLVGLFGMAGLVRTAHAEPARSAAPSARLAQGLHISEGRLLEANGNDFVMRGVNHAHTWYPGETQSLADIKALGANTVRVVLSNGHRWTENSPEDVAAVVAQCKANRLICVLEVHDTTGYGEEAAAASLDQAADYWIGLKSVLAGEENYVIINIGNEPWGNTDPSGWTAPTVAAVQKLRDAGFQHTIMVDAPNWGQDWQNVMRTNARTVYDADSTGNLIFSIHMYSVYDTAQEITDYLNAFVNAELPIVVGEFGWQDSYGDTDEDTILSATRSLKLGYLAWSWSGNTDPILDLTTDFDPTRLTDWGNRIFNGPDGIAETSVEATVYGGGSGGDTQAPTAPGTPTASAVTATSATLTWPAATDNVGVAAYDVVRVSGGTETRVATATGTTTTLTGLTAATSYTFAVYARDAAGNRSARSATVGVTTTEGGGSGAGCSVGYRVAGEWGAGFQGEIAIRNTGTAAITGWTLTFTFADGQVITNMWGGTPRQTGAAVTVTAASYTATIPAGGSVTLGFTADKGGTNSAPTAFTLNGGTCATG
- a CDS encoding GntP family permease, producing MTAHTWWLLLILTVAIAALIYLINSRLRIHPFVALILVSVGTGIAAGEPVAKLTGSIEEGAGGTLGDVGVTLALGAMLGRLLSDSGATDAIARALVARAEPRKLPWLVGAAAFVIGVPMFFEVGLIVLLPLIFSVARRLEGQAGTKGSPYVLLGVPAIASLSTLHGMLPPHPGPLTAMTGLHADLGLTLGVGLVCAVPTVILAGPVYARWIAPRLLDVRPDAELVAQFAGAEREPEPAPAASGPGAQARTEASRRTGVPTGLAVAAVLVPVVLMLLRTVAETLMDESSGLGAALVFAGEPLVAMLAGFLFALVVTIARSDRSGEQTRASLTDSLKSIAAILLIIGGGGAFKQVLQDSGIGDAIASAAEGAHINVILLGWLIALLLSLTTGSATVGIVSATGIVAPLIGDGGGLEASLLVVAIGAGSIGLNYVNHAGFWLVKESFGMDLGQATKTQTAVQTLVSVFGLAMALLLSVFA
- a CDS encoding D-alanyl-D-alanine carboxypeptidase family protein, which translates into the protein MHKRRGTVTRRWKVAAVASTVAVSIAVPVAMAQASTEPPPEVSAQGAYLLDTGSNKELMAKDADTKRPIASTTKIMTALVVLETKGVDLNQQVTIKQEYRDYVTKAGASTADLQTGDKLTVNQLLYGLMLPSGCDAAMALADTFGTGDTTDERTKSFISKMNTKAEDLGLTNTQYDSFDGVSADADNYSTPRDLAQLTRHAMENATFDTVVKSVSTEQEAPAANGRTRYYSWDNTNQLLGSYEGAIGVKTGTTTPAGPCLVFAAKRGDKTVVGVVLNDADRYPDAKKMLDWTYDTDTEVKWRQLPKGAQRD
- a CDS encoding homogentisate 1,2-dioxygenase gives rise to the protein MPYYRSAGDIPPKRHTQHRDADGRLRFEELMGEEGFSSDSSLLYHREIPSAITDSRPWDLTGQNTTANHPLKPRHFKLHALWSGDDWHDTDAVTGRRLLLGNADVRISYVVAGTASPFYRDGIGDECVYVEAGSATVETVFGTLTARPGDYVLLPRATTHRWLPQGDQPLRLYCVEANSHISPARRYLSRNGQLLEHAPYCERDLHGPNGPLLATGTDVDVYVKHRGPRGEVLGTVFTQATHPFDVVGWDGCLYPYTFSVHDFEPLTGRVHQPPPAHQVFDGDNFVICNFVPRKVDYHPLAIPVPYYHSNVDSDEVMFYCGGDYEARKGSGIGPGSVSLHPGGHAHGPQPGAYERSIGAEFFDELAVMVDTFRPLELGEGALAAEDPGYAWTWAGRGPAA
- the fahA gene encoding fumarylacetoacetase; the protein is MTSRCWVPVPEDSPFTLHNLPYGVFAPDGGAPRVGVAIGEHVLDLARALDDDTFARPALNAFLAQGRDRWRDVRAKITALLTDASGRDTVEPALHRADRVRMLMPFEPADYVDFYASEHHAANIGRMLRPGQEPLTPQWKHLPIGYHGRSGTLVVSGTDVVRPWGQTRPADGAEPPFGPSRRLDIEAEVGFVVGTPSPRGTRVGVDDFADHVFGVCLVNDWSARDLQAWEYVPLGPFLAKSFATSVSPWIVPLDALGAARTAPPERTEPLRPYLRDGEDWGLDLALEVRLNGQVVSRPPFSAMYWTPAQMLAHMTVNGASLRTGDFYASGTVSGPGPRERGCLMEITWNGRDPVTLPDGSTRTFLEDGDEVAITATAPGPDGTRIGFGEVRGRVVAQPLRTED